The genomic window CAGGATGGGGGTGTAGTCCATCGCGCAGGAGGAATGGTGTTCAAGAAGAACGACAAGGTCGAGGACGGGCGCGTTCGCGCCCACGAGACCGCCGAGACCGCTGCGGTCAAGGTCCACGAGATCATCGACAAGGTCGCCGAGCAGACCGAGCACAGCAGCGAGCGCGCGCAGGAGCTTCGGGCCGCCGCCGCCGAGCAGGCCGCGACCACTCGCGAGACGGCGTCCGCTCGCGCCGCCGAGCTGCGCCAGCAGGCCGAGGAGGCGAAGAAGGACGCCAAGAAGCGTCGCAAGGCCGCCGCCAAGGACGCCAAGAAGCAGGCGAAGAAGCAGGGGAAGAAGGCCCGCAAGGCCAAGGACGACGTGAGCAAGGAGGTCGCCCGGACCAGGGACGACCTCGGCCGGGACGTCGCCGACGCCCGCGAGAAGTTCGTCGGTACCGCGGGCAGCCTCGCCGCTGCCGGTGTCGCCGCCGGCCGCAAGGCTGCCGACGAGGCCGTCGTGCGCGGTCCGGAGGTACTCGCCGCCCTGCGTGACGAGCAGGACCCCTCCGCCGCCCTCGAGGCCGCCAAGGGCAACGCCAAGCCCAAGAAGAAGGGCCGCAAGCGCAAGCTGCTCCTCCTGGCGGTCGTCGCCGGTGGCGTCGCCGCTGTCGTGGCCAAGCAGAAGCAGGGGCCGAAGAAGGATCCGTGGGCCGTCCCCACCGGCGACCCCTACAAGGCCCCGAGCACCGGCCGTGACTCCTCCGTCGCCGGCGGTCTCGCTGCCACGGGCGTTGCCCCGGCCGCCGAGGCCGCGGATGCCGCCCCGGCCGAGCCGGTCGCCCCGGACACCTCGGCCGAGGCGAGCGACTCCGGGCAGGACCAGCCCGAGGGAGCCGACGCGTGGACCAACGCGCGTGACTGGGCGGACAACTCGGCCGTCCCGTCCACCACCGACGGTGCGGAGCACGCCGACCTCACGCCGGACCACCTCGACGGTGACCTCCCGGTGGAGGGCGACGACAAGCTGTGAGCTCCACCCCGCGTGACGAATGGGGGCCGATCCGCTGCTGCGGGTCGGCCCCCTTCGTCATGGTTGGGGTGCACACCGTGCGTGGGCCACTCGGTGGGCCTCTCCGCGACGCCGGCAGTCGCCCCCTTCGCCCGCGCCATGGCCATCAGGCGTCAGCCAGGACCATGCCCCTCCTGGGCTCGGCAACCTGCTCCGCGTTCTTCCCCGGGATGAAGAGGCAGACGAGCGCGCCGGCGAAGGCCGCCCCGGCTCCCACGACGAAGCAGATCCGAAAGGCGGTCTCGTCGGGGATGATGTGCCCGCCCAGCGAGATCGTGCGGCTGGTGAGGATCGCGGCCATGACGGCCCCGGCGACCGTGGTGCCGACGGAGCGCATCAGGCCGTTGACGCCGACGCTGGCGCCCGCCTCGTGGGCCGGCACGTTGTCGAGGATGAGGGTCGGCATCGCGGCATAGCCGATCCCGACACCGGCACTCGCGACGAGGCTGGCGACCATGAGCTGCCACGGGGCCTGCATCAGGCCGGTGGCGACCACGTAGCCGGCCCCCGTGACGACCGCGCCGATCGCGAGGGTCGGTTTGGCGCCGATGCCGTTGATGAGGCGGCTCGAGACCGGCGCGAAGACCATCATCATCAGGCCGCCGGGGGCCATCCACAGTCCGGTCTGCAGCAGGGTCTGACCGAGGCCGTATCCAGTGGCCTCGGGCATCTCGAGCAGCTGCGGGAGGACGATCGCCTGGGCCATCATCCCGAAGCCGATGAGCAGGGCCGCGATGTTGGTGAAGAGAACCGGTCGCCGAACGGTCGTACGCAGGTCGACGATCGGGTCGTCGTGGTGGAGCTGGTAGACGCCCCACACGAGCAGGACCACCACCCCGGCGGCGATGCTGCCCAGCGTGCTGCCGGAGCCCCAGCCCCACTGCGAACCCTTGCTGACCCCGATGAGGACGGCTGACAGTCCTGCTGCGAGCCCGATGATGCCCGGAATGTTGATGTGCGCGGGGTAGGCGTCGTGGACGGTGGGAACGACGACGACCGTGGTGATCAGGACGAGCACGGCCAGCCCGGCCGAGAACCAGAAGAGGCCGTGCCAGGAGTAGTCCTGGGCGATCCACGCGGACAGCGGCAGCCCCAGTCCGCCGCCGACGCCCATGGTGGCGCTCACCGCGGCGACGGCTCCGGCTTGCCGTTCCCTCGGGGCGATCTCACGCACCATGCTGATCGCCACGGGGATGTAACCCATCGCCATGCCCTGCAGGACCCGACCGATGAGGAAGGGAACCAGGCTGCTCGTCAGGGCCGCGACGACGGAGCCGACGAACAGGAGAGCAGCCGAGACGATGAGGACCTGCTTCTTGCCGAAGAGGTCGGCCAGTCGCCCGGAGACGGGCATCGTGATGGCCGCCGCCAGCAGCGTCGCGGTGATCGCCCAGGATGCGCTGCCGGCATCGGTCCCCAGCAGTCGTGGCAGCTGGCCCTGG from Janibacter cremeus includes these protein-coding regions:
- a CDS encoding MFS transporter; protein product: MTSPSPLATSPSRFSPALVIATLCLGSLSGAVMQSLVIPIQGQLPRLLGTDAGSASWAITATLLAAAITMPVSGRLADLFGKKQVLIVSAALLFVGSVVAALTSSLVPFLIGRVLQGMAMGYIPVAISMVREIAPRERQAGAVAAVSATMGVGGGLGLPLSAWIAQDYSWHGLFWFSAGLAVLVLITTVVVVPTVHDAYPAHINIPGIIGLAAGLSAVLIGVSKGSQWGWGSGSTLGSIAAGVVVLLVWGVYQLHHDDPIVDLRTTVRRPVLFTNIAALLIGFGMMAQAIVLPQLLEMPEATGYGLGQTLLQTGLWMAPGGLMMMVFAPVSSRLINGIGAKPTLAIGAVVTGAGYVVATGLMQAPWQLMVASLVASAGVGIGYAAMPTLILDNVPAHEAGASVGVNGLMRSVGTTVAGAVMAAILTSRTISLGGHIIPDETAFRICFVVGAGAAFAGALVCLFIPGKNAEQVAEPRRGMVLADA